The following coding sequences are from one Roseimicrobium gellanilyticum window:
- a CDS encoding VUT family protein produces MRSELLILIAEAITVYFVVLWAHSLRGRLGLAHFYALIGGLTAVMVWVTDAGVRVNVPGISFMVGSTVFYTALLLGVFVVYVFDGPRATRIAISTIIGLGIMVPLVTAVLHLQIQISDTTRAAYFPPQSLRIYTASIVAAFADLIFLAMAWEFLGKPRLNMPLWLRSFLTLLGVMWLDVVLFATGAFAGTPGYFSIMTGTFVSRLVISICVFPFLYWYITWQNRVHGMEIENRPVLAILKEVTEVRLELSLAQQEIERRKKVEREKEELIGSLQAALNEVKRLRGILPTCAYCKNIRDEQGNWHQLEYYIQNHSEAKFSHGICPECAKTHFPDAKVNATRERP; encoded by the coding sequence ATGAGGAGTGAACTGCTCATTCTCATTGCCGAAGCGATCACGGTGTACTTCGTAGTCCTGTGGGCGCACTCGCTGCGTGGCCGCTTGGGTCTGGCGCACTTTTACGCTCTGATCGGTGGTCTCACAGCAGTGATGGTCTGGGTAACGGATGCTGGGGTGCGCGTGAATGTGCCCGGCATCTCATTCATGGTCGGCTCCACGGTCTTCTATACCGCGCTGCTGCTGGGGGTGTTTGTCGTCTATGTCTTCGACGGACCACGCGCCACCCGCATTGCCATTTCCACCATTATTGGGCTGGGCATCATGGTTCCCCTCGTGACGGCAGTGCTGCACTTGCAGATCCAGATTTCCGACACCACTCGCGCCGCGTATTTCCCTCCGCAGAGCCTGCGCATCTACACCGCATCCATTGTAGCGGCGTTCGCGGACCTGATCTTCCTCGCCATGGCATGGGAGTTCCTGGGCAAGCCACGGCTGAATATGCCGCTGTGGCTCCGCTCCTTCCTCACACTGCTGGGCGTGATGTGGCTGGACGTGGTGCTTTTTGCCACGGGTGCCTTCGCGGGCACACCGGGTTATTTCTCCATCATGACCGGCACCTTCGTTTCCAGGCTGGTCATCAGCATATGCGTGTTCCCCTTTCTCTACTGGTACATCACCTGGCAGAACCGCGTGCACGGCATGGAAATCGAAAACCGCCCTGTGCTCGCCATCCTCAAGGAGGTGACCGAGGTGCGGCTGGAGCTCAGCCTGGCGCAGCAGGAAATTGAACGGCGCAAGAAAGTGGAGCGCGAGAAGGAGGAGCTCATCGGCAGTCTGCAGGCTGCGCTGAATGAAGTGAAGCGGCTCCGCGGCATCCTTCCCACCTGCGCCTACTGCAAGAACATCCGTGATGAGCAGGGGAACTGGCACCAGCTCGAGTACTACATCCAGAATCACAGCGAGGCGAAGTTCAGCCACGGCATCTGTCCGGAGTGTGCGAAGACACATTTCCCGGATGCGAAGGTGAACGCGACACGGGAGCGCCCGTAG